A genomic window from Coccinella septempunctata chromosome 9, icCocSept1.1, whole genome shotgun sequence includes:
- the LOC123319781 gene encoding acetyl-CoA carboxylase isoform X3: MIALIEWLFQLFRFLFHPESRIQPATLSRPTDLPEALSEAAGVGKTANKTVTYGGVPEITVADFEKRLALNAIMLGRRNSKRFVIGDDESVATTPESPMCDMFPKVDSYNNLHIPREWYTRARRLKVGDHLTPSMSQGTVMLHNRLQEKDFTVATPEEFVKRFNGTKVINKVLIANNGIAAVKCMRSVRRWSYEMFKNERAVRFVVMVTPEDLKANAEYIKMADHYVPVPGGTNNNNYANVELIVDIAIRLQVQAVWAGWGHASENPKLPELLHKNNISFIGPNEKAMWALGDKIASSIVAQTAAVPTLPWSGSELKAQYSGKRIKISSELFAKGCVTTAEEGLKAAQKIGFPVMIKASEGGGGKGIRKVENAEDFAQAFRQVQAEIPGSPIFVMKLAKCARHLEVQLLADNYGNAISLFGRDCSIQRRHQKIIEEAPAVIASPDIFEDMEKAAVRLAKMVGYVSAGTVEYLYDPSGAYYFLELNPRLQVEHPCTEMVSDVNLPAAQLQIAMGLPLHYIKDIRLLYGESPWGTTEIDFDNPRQKPQPWGHVIAARITSENPDEGFKPSSGTVQELNFRSSKNVWGYFSVAASGGLHEFADSQFGHCFSWGEDREQARENLVIALKELSIRGDFRTTVEYLITLLETKSFQENSIDTQWLDVLIAERMPSEKPDIMLGVICGSLLIADNTISTSFNEFITSLERGQIQASNTLSNVVDVELIHEGYKYKVQATKSGPNTYFLLMNGSFKEIEVHRMNDGGILLSVDGNSFTTYMKEEVDRYRIVIGNQTCVFEKENDPTVLRSPSAGKLLGFLVEEGGHVDKGQAFAEIEVMKMVMTLTVNEAGTVSYAKRPGAVLEPGSVLANLDLDDPSLVTKAVLYKGPFPELDVSVPVSSDKLNHIHNGYRAVLENTLAGYCLPEPYNSARLREIIENFMASLRDPSLPLLELQEVMASVSGRIHNRVEKPIRQLMLQYEKNITSVLSQFPSQEIAAVIDQYAATLSKRSDRDNFFLATEGIIQLVQRYRNGIRGRMKAAVQHLLKQYYEVESQFQQGSYDKCVAQLREKYKDDMSQVSATIFSHSQVSKKNLLITMLIDHLWSNEPGLTDELAPALNELTALNRSDHSRVALRARQVLIAAHQPAYELRHNQMESIFLSAVDMYGHEFHPENLHKLIVSETSIFDILHDFFYHSNRAVCNAALEVYVRRAYTSYDISTLQHLELSGEVPIVYFQFMLPPSHPSRLSKLDELKEGEEIEARKVVDNFYRTGIMSAFDTIHQFEKYLDEILDLIEDFNSTAQVSLRDLNALESGSESRTNSTSINVSLSIDPSTVKHTDEEIILEPIHIMHVGFRDKGDTDDSSISRLLGKICKKYKDELDKRGIRRITFAALKHKQSPKFFTFRARDGFVEDKIYRHLEPACAFQLELNRMKNYNLEALTTSNQKMHLYLGKAKVEGGGEVTDYRFFIRTIIRHSDLITKEASFEYLQNEGERVLLEAMDELEVAFSHPQSRRTDCNHIFLNFVPTVIMDPAKIEEAVTNMVIRYGPRLWKLRVLQAELKMIIRSTPNSPTTTIRLCLANDSGYYLDINMYTEVVDKETGIISFQAYGQKQGPMHGLPISTPYLAKDYLQQKRFQAQSSGTTYVYDFPDMFRQMVDLHWKQYQERSSANIKSPDKLMEIVELILDPETETRLIEQKRVPGENNVGMVAWKLTLHTPEYPHGRDIIVIANDITHLIGAFGPREDKVFALASEMARHLRIPRIYISANCGARIGLAEEMKALFKVALVDPEDPDKGFRYLYLTPEDYAKVSAKNSCKAELIEDDGESRYRITDIIGKDDGLGVENLRYAGMIAGETSRAYDEVVTISMVTCRAIGIGSYLVRLGQRVIQIENSTIILTGFQALNKVLGRPVYASNHQLGGIQIMYNNGVSHKTEQSDLDGIYTILKWLSYIPKDKVSPLPIVPSMDPIERSIDFLPTKAPYDPRWMLGGRKSPSGEWESGFFDKDSWSEIMQPWAQTVIVGRAKLGGIPVGVIAVETRTVEVKLPADPANLDSEAKTVSQAGQVWFPDSAHKTATAIEDFSREDLPLIIFANWRGFSGGMKDMYDEILKFGAKIVDALRKYKQPVVVYIPPNGELRGGAWAVVDPLINPNYMEMYADTDARGGVLEAEGIVEIKFRLKDQVKAMHRNDPVLADLDGQLKNLQQNQPMAMRERSSSISHNVERPKSQEVLDLEAKIADREKLLMPLYHTVAVHFADLHDTPVRMLEKDTITDIVPWKMARRTLYWRLRRLILQHRVVKTLTEAQPNLTIGQGEAMLRRWFLEDLGTSEGYKWDNNEEVTKWMEYQQDESNSLLKRNINAIKKDSIITEIKTHLEECPEIAVDAVVDIIQKLKDHQQTEVFKRVFNKF, translated from the exons ATGATAGCCCTGATAGAGTGGCTCTTCCAACTGTTCCGTTTCCTTTTTCACCCGGAAAGTAGAATACAACCGGCAACCCTGTCGCGACCGACGGACTTACCGGAAGCTCTTTCGGAGGCTGCCGGCGTGGGGAAGACCGCCAACAAGACGGTGACGTACGGCGGAGTGCCCGAAATCACGGTCGCGGATTTCGAAAAGAGGCTCGCGTTGAACGCCATCATGTTGGGAAGGCGAAACTCCAAGAGGTTCGTCATCGGCGACGACGAATCCGTCGCCACCACCCCCGAGAGTCCGATGTGCGACATGTTCCCCAAGGTGGACTCGTACAACAACCTCCACATCCCGCGGGAATGGTACACCAGGGCCAGGAGGCTCAAGGTCGGCGACCACTTGAC GCCCAGCATGTCCCAGGGGACGGTCATGCTGCACAACAGGCTTCAGGAGAAGGATTTTACGGTGGCCACGCCGGAAGAGTTCGTCAAGAGGTTCAACGGGACTAAAGTCATAAACAAG GTGCTGATCGCCAACAACGGTATCGCAGCCGTGAAATGCATGAGATCTGTAAGAAGATGGTCCTACGAGATGTTCAAGAACGAGAGGGCCGTGAGGTTCGTGGTCATGGTGACCCCCGAAGACTTGAAAGCGAACGCCGAATACATCAAGATGGCCGATCATTACGTCCCGGTGCCCGGAGGCACCAACAACAACAACTACGCCAACGTGGAACTCATCGTCGACATAGCTATACGGCTACAAGTGCAG GCCGTCTGGGCGGGGTGGGGCCACGCCTCGGAGAACCCCAAATTGCCGGAACTCCTACACAAGAACAACATATCCTTCATCGGGCCCAACGAGAAGGCCATGTGGGCTTTGGGCGACAAAATAGCATCTTCCATCGTAGCCCAAACAGCGGCGGTACCAACCCTACCATGGTCCGGTTCCG AACTGAAGGCTCAATACTCCGGTAAAAGGATCAAGATATCGTCCGAACTGTTCGCGAAAGGATGCGTCACCACCGCCGAAGAAGGCCTTAAGGCCGCACAGAAGATAGGCTTTCCCGTCATGATAAAAGCGTCCGAGGGCGGCGGCGGAAAGGGTATCAGGAAGGTGGAGAACGCTGAAGATTTCGCCCAGGCCTTCAGACAGGTCCAGGCCGAGATACCCGGAAGTCCGATATTCGTCATGAAGCTCGCCAAGTGCGCCAGGCATCTGGAGGTGCAGCTGCTGGCCGATAATTACG GTAACGCCATCTCCCTGTTCGGCCGCGACTGTTCCATCCAGCGAAGACACCAGAAGATCATCGAGGAGGCGCCGGCCGTGATAGCCTCCCCCGACATATTCGAGGACATGGAGAAGGCGGCCGTGCGTCTTGCCAAAATGGTGGGTTACGTATCCGCCGGCACCGTGGAATACCTGTACGACCCCTCGGGCGCGTATTACTTCCTCGAGTTGAACCCCAGGCTGCAGGTGGAACACCCCTGTACCGAGATGGTGTCCGACGTCAACCTACCAGCGGCCCAGTTGCAGATCGCCATGGGTCTGCCCCTGCATTACATCAAGGACATCAGGCTGTTATACGGCGAATCCCCGTGGGGCACGACCGAGATCGATTTCGACAACCCTAGACAGAAACCCCAACCCTGGGGTCACGTGATCGCGGCCAGGATAACCTCGGAGAACCCCGACGAAGGTTTCAAACCCAGCTCCGGTACCGTGCAAGAGCTCAATTTCAGATCGTCGAAGAACGTCTGGGGTTATTTCTCGGTGGCGGCTTCTGGAGGTCTTCACGAGTTCGCCGATTCCCAGTTCGGACATTGTTTCTCATGGGGCGAGGACAGGGAACAGGCCAGGGAGAATCTGGTCATAGCCTTGAAGGAGCTGTCCATCAGGGGAGACTTCCGGACCACCGTGGAATACCTGATCACTCTGCTGGAGACCAAGAGCTTCCAG GAAAATTCGATAGATACCCAATGGTTGGACGTTCTGATCGCCGAGAGGATGCCTTCGGAAAAGCCGGACATCATGCTGGGAGTCATCTGCGGCTCTTTACTCATCGCGGACAACACCATAAGTACATCTTTCAACGAATTCATCACCTCGTTGGAAAGAGGACAGATCCAAGCCTCCAACACTTTAAGCAACGTCGTTGACGTGGAATTGATACACGAAGG GTACAAGTACAAGGTCCAAGCGACAAAGAGCGGACCCAACACCTACTTCCTCCTGATGAACGGATCCTTCAAGGAGATCGAGGTGCACCGGATGAACGACGGCGGCATCCTCCTGTCCGTGGACGGCAACTCCTTCACCACCTACATGAAGGAGGAGGTGGACAGGTACAGGATCGTGATCGGCAACCAGACGTGCGTCTTCGAGAAGGAGAACGACCCCACGGTGCTCCGATCCCCGTCGGCCGGCAAACTGCTCGGTTTCCTGGTGGAGGAAGGCGGTCACGTCGACAAGGGCCAGGCGTTCGCCGAGATCGAGGTCATGAAGATGGTGATGACGCTGACGGTGAACGAGGCGGGCACCGTGAGCTACGCCAAGAGGCCGGGGGCGGTCTTGGAGCCGGGAAGCGTGCTGGCCAACCTGGACCTGGACGATCCGTCCCTGGTCACCAAGGCGGTGCTGTACAAGGGACCGTTCCCCGAGCTCGACGTCTCGGTGCCCGTCAGCTCCGACAAGCTGAACCACATCCACAACGGGTACAGGGCCGTGCTGGAGAACACGCTGGCCGGCTACTGCCTGCCGGAACCGTACAACTCGGCCAGGCTCAGGGAGATCATCGAGAACTTCATGGCCAGCCTGAGGGATCCCAGTCTGCCGCTGCTCGAGCTGCAGGAGGTGATGGCCTCCGTATCCGGCAGGATACACAACAGGGTGGAGAAGCCCATCAGGCAGCTGATGCTGCAGTACGAGAAGAACATTACGTCCGTGCTTTCGCAGTTTCCCAGTCAAGAG ATCGCCGCAGTGATCGACCAGTACGCCGCCACCCTGTCCAAACGGTCGGACCGCGACAATTTCTTCCTGGCCACCGAGGGCATAATCCAGCTAGTCCAGAGGTACCGGAACGGCATCAGGGGCCGCATGAAGGCGGCCGTCCAGCACCTGCTCAAGCAGTACTACGAGGTGGAGAGCCAGTTCCAGCAGGGCAGCTACGACAAGTGCGTCGCGCAGCTGAGGGAGAAGTACAAGGACGACATGTCCCAGGTGTCCGCGACCATATTCTCGCACAGTCAGGTCTCGAAGAAGAACCTGCTGATCACGATGCTCATCGACCATCTGTGGAGCAACGAACCGGGCCTCACGGACGAACTGGCGCCCGCCCTCAACGAGCTGACGGCCCTCAACCGTTCCGACCATTCGAGGGTGGCTCTAAGGGCCCGTCAGGTGCTCATAGCGGCCCATCAGCCGGCCTACGAGCTCAGGCACAACCAGATGGAGAGCATCTTCCTGTCCGCCGTGGACATGTACGGTCACGAGTTTCACCCGGAGAATCTCCATAAGCTCATCGTGTCCGAGACCTCGATATTCGACATATTACACGACTTTTTCTACCACAG caATCGGGCGGTTTGCAACGCCGCCCTGGAGGTCTACGTCAGGAGGGCGTACACGAGCTACGACATATCCACGTTGCAACACTTGGAACTGAGCGGGGAAGTCCCGATCGTCTACTTCCAATTCATGCTGCCTCCCTCACATCCCAGCAGGCTGAGCAAGCTGGACGAGCTGAAGGAAGGCGAAGAGATCGAAGCCAGAAAAGTCGTGGATAACTTCTACAGGACCGGGATAATGTCGGCCTTCGACACCATCCACCAGTTCGAGAAGTACCTGGACGAGATCCTGGACCTCATCGAAGACTTCAACAGCACCGCCCAGGTGTCCCTGCGGGACCTCAACGCCCTGGAGAGCGGTTCGGAGTCCCGGACCAACAGCACCTCGATAAACGTCAGCCTTTCCATAGATCCCTCGACGGTCAAGCACACCGACGAGGAGATAATCCTCGAACCCATCCACATCATGCACGTGGGATTTAGGGACAAGGGCGACACCGACGATTCCTCCATCTCCAGGTTGTTGGGGAAGATCTGCAAGAAGTACAAGGACGAACTGGACAAGAGAGGCATAAGGAGGATAACTTTCGCCGCTTTGAAACACAAGCAATCCCCCAAATTCTTCACGTTCCGAGCCAGAGATGGTTTCGTGGAAGACAAGATTTACCGTCACCTGGAACCTGCCTGCGCCTTCCAGCTGGAACTCAACCGTATGAAGAATTACAACCTGGAGGCCCTGACCACGTCCAACCAGAAGATGCACCTGTACCTGGGGAAAGCGAAGGTGGAAGGTGGTGGAGAAGTTACGGATTACAGGTTCTTCATCAGGACCATCATAAGACACTCGGATCTGATCACGAAGGAGGCTTCTTTCGAGTACCTGCAGAACGAAGGCGAGAGGGTGTTGCTGGAGGCCATGGACGAACTTGAGGTGGCTTTCAGTCACCCCCAGTCCAGGAGGACGGATTGCAACCATATCTTCTTGAATTTCGTGCCAACCGTCATCATGGACCCGGCTAAG ATCGAAGAGGCTGTAACGAATATGGTGATCCGTTACGGACCCAGACTGTGGAAACTCAGGGTGCTCCAGGCCGAACTCAAGATGATCATCAGATCGACTCCGAATAGCCCCACGACGACCATAAGGTTATGTTTGGCCAACGACAGCGGGTATTATCTGGACATCAACATGTACACCGAAGTGGTGGACAAAGAAACAGGAATC ATCAGTTTCCAAGCCTACGGACAGAAACAGGGACCGATGCATGGTCTGCCCATCTCCACCCCTTACCTGGCCAAGGATTATCTCCAGCAAAAAAGGTTCCAGGCGCAGAGCTCGGGGACGACGTACGTCTACGACTTCCCAGACATGTTCAGGCAGATGGTGGACCTGCACTGGAAGCAGTACCAAGAGAGGAGTTCAG CGAATATCAAGAGCCCCGACAAGCTGATGGAGATCGTGGAGCTGATACTGGACCCGGAGACCGAGACCAGGCTGATCGAACAGAAGAGGGTACCTGGGGAGAACAACGTGGGTATGGTGGCTTGGAAATTGACCCTGCACACACCGGAATATCCCCACGGGAGGGACATCATAGTCATCGCCAACGATATCACGCATCTGATCGGCGCGTTCGGGCCCAGGGAAGATAAG GTCTTCGCCCTGGCCAGCGAGATGGCGCGCCACCTGAGGATCCCCCGCATCTACATCTCGGCCAACTGCGGCGCCCGCATCGGCCTGGCCGAGGAGATGAAGGCCCTGTTCAAGGTGGCCCTGGTGGATCCCGAGGATCCGGACAAGGGCTTCCGGTACCTCTACCTGACCCCCGAGGATTACGCGAAGGTCAGCGCCAAGAACTCCTGCAAGGCGGAACTGATCGAGGACGACGGAGAGTCCAGATACAGGATCACCGATATCATAG GTAAAGACGACGGTCTGGGCGTGGAGAACCTGAGGTACGCCGGTATGATAGCCGGAGAGACCTCGAGGGCGTACGACGAGGTGGTCACGATCTCGATGGTGACCTGCAGGGCCATAGGGATAGGTTCGTATCTGGTGAGGCTGGGACAGAGGGTGATACAGATCGAGAATTCCACCATCATCCTGACCGGTTTCCAGGCCCTCAACAAG GTGCTGGGAAGACCGGTTTACGCCTCCAATCATCAATTGGGAGGCATCCAGATCATGTACAACAACGGGGTGTCCCACAAAACTGAACAGAGCGATCTTGATGGGATCTACACCATACTCAAGTGGCTTTCTTACATCCCCAAG GACAAAGTGTCTCCTTTACCGATAGTGCCTTCGATGGATCCCATAGAGAGATCCATCGATTTCCTACCCACCAAAGCGCCTTACGACCCCAGATGGATGTTGGGAGGTCGAAAGTCTCCGA GCGGCGAATGGGAATCAGGGTTCTTCGACAAGGACAGCTGGTCGGAAATAATGCAACCTTGGGCCCAGACCGTCATAGTCGGAAGGGCAAAGTTGGGCGGTATCCCAGTGGGCGTCATCGCGGTAGAAACGAGGACCGTGGAGGTCAAACTGCCCGCAGATCCGGCCAATCTGGATTCGGAAGCGAAG ACTGTGTCCCAAGCTGGACAGGTGTGGTTCCCGGATTCGGCGCATAAGACCGCAACAGCCATTGAAGATTTCTCCAGGGAGGACCTACCGTTGATCATCTTTGCCAATTGGAGGGGATTCAGTGGCGGGATGAAAG ACATGTACGACGAGATCCTCAAGTTCGGGGCCAAGATCGTGGATGCCCTAAGAAAGTACAAGCAGCCGGTGGTGGTGTACATACCCCCCAACGGCGAGCTTCGCGGAGGCGCCTGGGCCGTGGTAGATCCCTTGATCAACCCCAATTACATGGAGATGTACGCCGATACGGACGCCAGGGGCGGGGTGCTAGAAGCTGAAGGTATCGTCGAGATCAAGTTCCGACTGAAGGATCAGGTCAAGGCGATGCATCGTAACGACCCCGTACTGGCGGATCTGGACGGCCAGCTCAAGAATCTCCAGCAGAACCAGCCGATGGCGATGAGGGAAAGGTCGTCCAGCATCTCCCACAATGTGGAACGTCCCAAGTCGCAGGAGGTGCTGGATCTGGAGGCCAAGATAGCCGACAGGGAGAAGTTGCTGATGCCTCTGTACCACACCGTGGCCGTACACTTCGCCGATCTGCACGACACCCCCGTGAGGATGCTGGAGAAGGACACCATAACC gaTATAGTGCCTTGGAAGATGGCCCGTAGGACCCTCTACTGGCGTTTGCGCAGGCTTATCCTGCAACACAGGGTGGTCAAGACGTTGACCGAagcccaacctaacctaacgatCGGTCAAGGTGAGGCTATGCTGAGGAGGTGGTTCCTCGAAGATCTAGGGACGTCGGAG GGATACAAATGGGACAACAACGAAGAGGTCACGAAATGGATGGAGTATCAACAGGATGAGTCGAACTCGTTGTTGAAGAGAAATATCAACGCGATCAAGAAAGATTCGATAATAACCGAGATCAAGACTCATTTAGAG GAATGTCCGGAGATTGCAGTGGACGCAGTCGTGGATATAATCCAGAAGTTGAAAGATCACCAGCAGACTGAGGTGTTCAAGAGGGTGTTCAATAAGTTTTAA